The following coding sequences lie in one Sorghum bicolor cultivar BTx623 chromosome 6, Sorghum_bicolor_NCBIv3, whole genome shotgun sequence genomic window:
- the LOC8060199 gene encoding uncharacterized protein LOC8060199, whose translation MGGLSVIAPPARDSASPQHRRARRAFLVSNYLILGCASGCGFLTLSLRLVPSVDGFLLILLHALTVAAAVAGCAVIAAPDPPRGRCYTVHMSATVVVSILQGAAAVLAFSRTAEFLSDGLKSYVREEDGAVILRMVGGLGVAIFCLEWVALALAFVLRYYVYVDRECGGNPMRRSAKVGGEDGSAGTWPWPFQV comes from the coding sequence ATGGGCggcctctcggtgatcgcgccCCCGGCGAGGGACTCGGCGTCCCCGCAGCACCGCCGCGCGCGCCGCGCGTTCCTCGTCTCCAACTACCTCATCCTGGGGTGCGCCTCCGGGTGCGGCTTCCTCACGCTGTCGCTGCGCCTCGTTCCGTCCGTGGACGGCTTCCTCCTGATCCTGCTCCACGCGCTGACCGTGGCGGCCGCCGTGGCCGGGTGCGCCGTCATCGCGGCGCCCGACCCGCCGCGGGGCCGCTGCTACACCGTCCACATGTCCGCCACCGTCGTGGTGTCCATCCTgcagggcgccgccgccgtgctcgCCTTCTCCCGCACCGCGGAGTTCCTCTCCGACGGGCTCAAGTCGTACGTCCGCGAGGAGGACGGCGCCGTCATCCTCCGCATGGTCGGCGGCCTCGGCGTCGCCATCTTCTGCCTCGAGTGGGTCGCGCTCGCGCTCGCCTTCGTGCTCAGGTACTACGTCTACGTCGACAGGGAGTGCGGCGGCAACCCCATGCGCCGCAGCGCCAAGGTCGGCGGCGAGGACGGCAGCGCCGGCACCTGGCCCTGGCCCTTCCAGGTCTGA